Genomic DNA from Deltaproteobacteria bacterium GWC2_65_14:
AACGCGAAGCGCCCGATGCAGGCGCTCAGCATCTGATGGGGCCGGGAGTGGCACGGGAGATCCGGGAGGGACAGGGGCGTCGACGGCGATGAGGGAACTGATCCGGAAGACCGAGATCGATTTCATGGGGCTGAGGCGCTACACGATGGTGGTGTCCGGGCTGCTGATGGCGCTGGGGTTCTTCGGCGTGTTCCAGATCTTCACCGGAAACGCCAACCTCGGGATCGAGATCGCCGGGGGAACCTCCATCCAGGTGCGGTTCGAGAAGCCGTTCCGGATGGAGGAGATGCGGAAGGCCCTTGCGGACGGCGGGTACCGGGAGGCGGCCCTGCAGGCGGTCCCGGGGGAGAACATCCTGATCGTCAAGGTGGGAGCGCACGGGAAGGAGGAGAAGATGGTCGCGGAGCGGATCGTCGAGCTGCTCCGGAAGCAGTTTTCCTCCAATCCCCTCACCGTGGAGAGCACGAGCGAGATCGGGCCGGCGATCGGGAAGAAGCTGCGGAGCGACGCGCTCTTCGCCCTCGCGATCTCCGCCCTGGCGATCGTGTCCTACATCGCCTGGCGGTTCGAGTTCAAGTTCGGGGTGGCCGCCACCCTGGCCACCTTCCACGACGTGGTCGGCCTGACCGGGATATTCTACCTCCTGGGGAAGGAGATCGACCTGCTCTTCATCACCGCCCTGCTCACCATCGGGGGGTACTCCCTGACCGACACGGTGGTGGTCTTCGACCGGATCCGGGAGAATCTCCGCCTCCGGAAGAAGGGGACCTTCTCGGAGACGATCAACGTAAGCGTGAACGAGGTCCTGAGCCGGACCATCATCACCGCCCTGACGACCCTGCTGGCCTCCCTGGCCCTGCTCTTCTTCGGCGGGATCGTCCTGAAGAGCTTCGCCCTCGCCCTCGCGGTCGGCATCGTGATCGGCACCTACTCCTCCGTGTTCGTGGCCAGCCCGATCGTGGCGGCCTGGAGGGGGGAGAAGATCGCCCAGGTGAGGAAATGACCGCCCGCCGCTCCCACCGGGTCGCCGGGACCGGAGGCGCGGCCGGGGGACGAGCGATCGAGGAGTGAGAACGCGGTTCGAGAGGGGATGGGTGCTCCGGACCCCGGAGGCCCGGCAGGTCCGGGAGATCCGGGAGGCGACCGGCCTTTCCGAACCGTCGGCCAGGGTCCTCGTGAACCGGGGGATCACCGATCCCCTCGGGGCGAGGGATTTCCTCTCCGGAACTCTCCGGGAAGTCACTTCCCCGTTTCTGATGAAGGATCTCGAGAAGGCGGCCGCGCGGGTCGTGGATGCGGGCCGGCGGAACGAGAAGGTTCTCATCTACGCCGACTACGACGTGGACGGGGCGACCGGGGCCGCCGTCCTGCACCTGTTCCTCGGGGAGGTCTTCCCCGGCCTTCCGGTCCGGATCCACCAGAACCACCGGGTAGACGACGGGTACGGCCTGCGGATCCCGCACCTCGCCGCCGCGGCGGAGGAGGGTTTCCGGCTGGTCGTCACGGTGGATTGCGGCATCTCCGACGAGGAGGCGATCCGGCAGGCCGCGGGGCTGGGGATGGATGTGATCGTGACGGATCACCACACCCCGGGAGAGCGGCTCCCTCCCGCCTATGCCGTCCTGAACCCGAAGCAAAACGACTGTCCCTACCCGGAGAAGGAGATCGCGGGGGTCGGTGTGGCCTTCCTCCTGGTGTGCGGCGTGCGCCGCCTGCTGCGGGACGGAGGGGGGTTCCGCGGGGAGGGCGACGAGCCGAACCTGCGCAGGTACCTCGACCTGGTCGCCCTGGGGACCGTCGCCGACATGGTTCCTCTTCGGGGGGACAACCGGCTCTTCGTGAGGGCGGGGATCGAGGAGATCCGGAAACGGCCCAGGCCGGGGATCCGGGCCCTGCTCGCGCTGGCCGGGGTCGACCCGGAGCATGTGACGGAGGCGGACCTCGGCTTCCGCGTGGGGCCGCGCCTGAACGCGGCGGGGCGGATGGGGGATTCCCGGCGCAGCTCCGAGCTGCTTCTCGCGGGAGATCCGGAAACGGCGGGGAGGATCGCCCGCGAGCTTCACGCGGACAACGCGAGGAGGCAGCGGGAGGAGGAGCGGGCGGTCCGGGAGGCCGAGGAGGCCCTTCGCGCCGGCTTTCCGTCCGGCGTCCCGGGGGCGATCGTGCTGGCCGACCCCGGATGGCCCTTGGGAGTGCTGGGGATCGTGGCCTCGAAGTTCGCCGAGCGGTACTTCCGCCCCTCGGCCTTTCTGACGTTCAAGGATGGGGAGGCGACCGGCTCGCTGCGGAGCGCGGACGGCTTCCCGCTCCTTACGGCGCTCTCCGAGCTCTCCCCGCTGCTGAGCCGCTACGGGGGACATTCCCAGGCTGCGGGGGTCTCTCTTCCCGCGGAGAACCTCCCGGCCTTCCGGGAGGGGCTGGACCGGCTGGCCGGCCGGTACGCGCAGGGACGCGACACATCTCCCGCGACCCTGGTCGACGCGGAGGTCCCGCTCGGGGAGGTCTCCCCCCGCCTCCTGGAGGAGTTCGACCGTCTGCGCCCGTTCGGGATGGGAAACGAGGAGCCGGTGCTGGCGGCCCGGAACCTCTGGGTGGAGAGGAAGACCCCCTTCGGAGGGAACGGGCAGCATCACAGGCTCGAGCTTTCGGAGGGGACCCGACGGTTCGATGCGGTCGCCTTCCAGGGCGCTTCGATCCCCGCGGAGCCGGGCGAGGCGGTCGACATCCTCTTCACCCCCCAGTGGTCGGTCTTCCGGGGGTCCCGGTCGATCCGCCTCCTGGTCCGGGGGGCGAGGCCCCCGGCGTAGCGGTGGGAACGCGATGGCGGGATTCCGGAAGATCCGTCAGAAGTTCCAGGACGCCCTGGAGGGGGATTTCGAAGTCAGGGCGATCGCGGGTGGATTCGCCGTAGGGGTCTTCTTCAGCTTCACCCCGCTGTTCACGCTCCACATGCTGCTGGCCCTGCTCGTGGCGATCCTGTTCCGGTTCAGCAAGGCGGCCGCGATGGCGGGTGCCTGGGTGAACAACCCCTATACGATGCCCTTCGTGTTCTACGGCTGCTTCCGGCTGGGGGAGCGGATCCTGGGGATCGACATCCCGCCGCCGAATTTCGAGGAGATCACGGCGACGACCCTGCTGCAGGCGGCGGCCCCCTATGCCGCCCCCCTGTTGCTGGGAACCACCCTCGTGGGGATCCTGGCCGCCGCGGTCGCCTACCTGGTTGTCTACCGGGTCGCGATCAGGATACAATCGGCGCGACGGAACGCGCAGGAATGAAGGAGGTACTCCCGTGAAGCCATACTCCGTCAGTTTCGGGGGGATCCCGGACAAATACTCCGGATGGAAGAACTCCGCCTTCGTCGTGATCCCCTTTCCGATCGACTTTACCACCACCTACATGGCGGGAGCCCGGAACGGCCCCCGGGCGATCATCGAGGCCTCCGGGCACATGGAGCTCTTCGACGAGGAGAACAAGATCGAGCCCTACCGGGCGGGGATCTTCGTCTCCCCCGAGATTCCCTCCCTGACCAGTCCGCTCGCCATGCTGAAGGCGGTGGAGAAGCGGGTGAACGCGGTGCTCCGGGTGGGGAAGTTTCCCGTCCTGCTCGGAGGGGAGCACTCGGGGACCTGCGGCGCGGTGACGGCGCTCCGGAAGCGGTACGAGGATCTCACCGTGATCCAGTTCGACGCCCACGCGGACCTGCGGGACAGCTACCTCGGGACCCCGTGGAACCATGCCTGCGTCGGCCGGCGGATGGTGGACGCCGGCGCGAAACTGGTGCAGGTGGGGGTCCGCAGCATCTCCGAGGAGGAGGACCGCTATCTCCGGAAAGCCGAGACGATCAAGACCTTCTACGCCTCGGAGATGCGGGACAACCTCGCGGACGTGACGCGCGGGATCGTCAGCAGCCTCTCCGGAAACGTCTACATCTCCATCGACCTGGACTGCTTCGACCCCGGGATCATGCCCGCGGTGGGAACGCCGGAGCCGGGCGGTCTCTCCTGGTTCGAGGCGATCGACATCCTCCGGGACGTGATGCGGGCGGACTGCAACGTCGTGGGGTTCGACATCATGGAGCTTTCCCCGATTCCCGGAATGGTCGCCCCCGACTTTTTCGCCGCGAGGCTCTGCTACCGCCTGATGGGGTGGATCCTCGCCCGCAGGGAAGAGAAATAGGGACGCCGCCGATGTTCGTGCCTTCGAAGGTTTTCTTCACCAAGGGGGTCGGGCGCCACCGGGAGCAGCTCACCTCCTTCGAGCTCGCCCTCCGGGACGCCGGGATCGAGAAGTTCAACCTCGTCCAGGTGTCGAGCATCTTCCCGCCCAAGTGCAGGATCATCAAGAAGGAGGCGGGGCTCAAGCAGCTCTCCCCCGGGGAGATCGTCTTCGTCGTGATGAGCCGCTGCCAGAGCGACGAGCCGCGCAGGCTGGTCGCCGCCTCGGTGGGATGCGCGCTCCCCTCCGACCGCTCCGTGTACGGGTACCTGAGCGAGCACCACGCCTACGGGCAAACCGAAAAGGTGGCGGGCGACTACGCCGAGGATCTCGCGGCGGCGATGCTCGCCTCCACTCTGGGGATCGAGTTCGACGAGGAGAAGAGCTGGGACGAGAAGAAGGAGGTCTGGAAGATCAGCGGGAAGATTTACCGGTCTTTCAACATCACCCAGTCGGCGATCGTGAAGGACGAGTATGCCACGGTGATCGCCGTTGCGGTGTTCGTCCTGTGAGGGGGAGAAGATGAGGGGAGCCAGGATCCTGGGGACCGGGCGGGCGCTGCCGCCCCGGGTCGTGACGAACGCGGAGCTCACCACCCTGATGGACACCACGGAGGAGTGGATCGTCCAGCGGACCGGCATCCGGGAGCGGAGGTTCGTCGATCCCGGGACCGGTTCGTCGGACCTCGGGGTCGAAGCGTCGCACAAGGCGATCGCGGCGGCGGGGATCACCACGAAGGAGATCGATTTCCTGGTCTTCGCGACCCTCTCCCCGGATTATTTCTTTCCCGGCTGCGGCGTCCTCGTCCAGGAGAAGATGGGTATGGAGACGATCGGAGCGCTCGACGTCCGGACGCAGTGCACAGGTTTCCTGTACGGGCTCTCCGTGGCCGAGGCCTACGTCAAGGGGGGATTCTACGACCATGTCCTCGTGATCGGCTCCGAGGTGCAGAGCACGGGGATGGACCTGAGCACCGCGGGGCGCGATATCTCGGTGATCTTCGGCGACGGGGCCGGAGCGGCCGTCGTGGGGCCCGCCGAACCCGGGACGGGGATCCTCTCCTCCCACCTCCACTCGGAGGGGAAGTATGCGCGGGAGCTGATGGCGGAGGCGCCCGCCTCCATCGAGCACCCCCGGATTTCCCACGAGATGCTCGACGCAGGGAGGCATTACGGCCGTATGAACGGGCGCTACGTGTTCACCCACGCCGTGCGGCGGTTCCCCGAGGCGATCCGGGAGGCGCTCGCGGCCAACGGCAGGACGATGGAGGAGCTCGCGCTGGTGATCCCCCACCAGGCGAACCTCCGGATCACCCAGGCGGTGGTGAACGCCCTCGCCGTTCCCGCGGAGCGTGTCTATTCGAACGTCGAGAAGTACGGAAACACCACGGCGGCCTCGATCCCGATCGCGCTGGACGAGTGCCTCGAGCAGGGGAGGATCCGGGAGGGGGATCTCGTCTGCCTCGCGGCGTTCGGGTCGGGCTTCACCTGGGGCTCGACCCTGATCCGCTGGTAGGTGGCGCCTCCCCCGAAGGTCGTCGTCCGGGACCTCGCCCAGGAGCATCTGGACGGCGTGATGGAGATCGAGCAGGCGTCGTTTCCCACCCCCTGGGCCCGCGCGCTGTTCGAAGAGGAGATCGGGAGGGAGTTCTCACATTCGATCGTGGCGGTGGAGGAGCCGGGAGGAGCCGTGCAGGGATACGCCGTCTGCTGGACGGTGGCGGAGGAATCCCACCTCCTGAACATCGCGGTCCGCCCCGGGGCTCGGGGAAAGGGGATCGGCGGGACCCTCCTGGAGGAATGCATCCGGAGGGGCGTGCGGGCGCGCTCCCGGAGCATCTATCTTGAGGTTCGCCCGGGGAACGAGGCGGCTCTCCGGCTGTACGGGCGCGAAGGGTTCCGGTTCGTCGGGATACGGAGAGGATATTACACGGACACGGGCGAGGATGCGATCGTCCTGGCCAAGGGGATCGGGAGCGGGAATGCCGGGTAGCGGGATGCGGTTCGTCGCCGGAAGGATCCTGCGGAACGAGGAGCGTGGGGGGATCTTCTACCGGCTCGTTGCGGAGATCCCCGCCCCGGTGCGCTTCGTCCCGGGTCAGTTCGCGATGGTCTCGGGATGGCCCGGGAACGACCCGCTGCTTCCCCGCCCCCTGGCGGTCTTCCGTTCCGGAAAAAAAAAGGAGTTCGGGACGGTGGAATTCGTCTACAAGGTGGTGGGCAGGGGGACCGCCCTCCTCTCCGGCCTTCACCACGGGGATTCCCTTTCCCTGACCCTTCCGCTCGGGAGAGGCTTCGACCTCGCGGAGGAGGGACGCCGGTTCTGGCTCGTGGGGGGAGGGGTCGGATTCTCCAGCGTGTTCCCGGCCGCGGTCTCTCTCGGCAGGAGGCGGATCGGGCACGAGATCTTCCTCGGCGCGAAGGCGCGGGCGCACCTTCCCCCGCGGGAGTGGACCCCGGGCGGGGCCGGGCCGGGAAGGATCCACCTCTGCACGGAGGACGGAAGCGCCGGCTTCCGGGGACGCGTCACCGAAGCCGTGCTCGAGCGGCTCTCTTCGCTTTCCGAAGGGGAGGCCGCCCGCCTGACGATCCTCGCCTGCGGGCCCTGGCCGATGCTGAAGGAGCTGGCCGCCTCGGCGCTCCGGAAGGGGGTGTCGATCCAGGTGGCGCTGGAGAACCACATGGCCTGCGGGTTCGGGGTCTGCTGGGGATGCGTGGTCTCCCTCCGGGACGGGGAGGGGACCGCCTACCGGCGCGTCTGCCGGGAGGGGCCGGTGTTCGACGGGAGGGAGGTCGTCTGGTGAAGCCGGACCTGTCCGTCACGCTCGGGCCGCTGACGGTGCGGAACCCGGTGATGAGCGCCTCGGGGACCTTCGGGTACGGGCTGGAGTTCTCCCCTTTCTACGACATCTCCCGCCTCGGCATGATCGTCGTGAAGGGGCTCTCCCTCGCGCCGACCGCCGGAAACCGGCCGGGACGGATCGTGGAGACCCCCGCGGGGATGCTGAACGCCATCGGCCTGCAGAACATCGGAGTCGCCCGGTTCGTCGCCGACGTCGTCCCCCGCCTGGAGGAGGCGGGGGCCTCCTACGCGGCGAACATCTACGGCAAGACGGTCGAGGAGTACGAGGAGTTGGCCTCCCGCCTGTCGGAGGTAGCCTCCCTGTCCGCGATCGAGGTGAACGCCTCCTGTCCGAACGTTCAGGAGGGAGGGATGGCGTTCGGCGCCACGCCGGAAGGGATCCGGGAGCTGACCGCTCGGGTGCGCCGGAGGACCTCGAAGCCGCTCTGGGTGAAGCTGACCCCGAACGTGGCCGACGTGGGCCGCATCGCGAAGGCCGCCCAGGAGGGCGGGGCCGATGCCGTGTCCCTGATCAACACCCTCGTGGGGATGGCGGTCGACCATCGGACCCGCAGGCCGCTTCTGTCGAACGTGACGGGAGGGCTCTCCGGTCCGGCGATCAAGCCGGTGGCCCTCCGGATGGTCTGGGAGGCGGCGCGGGCGGTCTCGATCCCGGTGATCGGCATCGGGGGAATCCAGACCGCGGCGGACGCGCTGGAGTTCATCCTCGTCGGGGCGAAGGCGGTGCAGGTGGGAACCGCGAACTTCAGGAATCCCGGGGTCTGCATCGAGATCCTGGAGGGAATCGAGGCGTTCCTGCGGGAGGAGCGGATCGCCCGGCTGGAGGACTACCGGGGTGCCCTTTCCACGTAAAGAAAACCCTTGTTCTTGTAAGGGCGGACCGTGTAGAATGATGCCGTTGGGGGGGGGTTCAAGGGAAGTGGGCCGGCAGCCCACTTTTTTTTTCGACCGCGCCGATGAAGGTGGATACCGAAAAAATCACGGCTCTCGCCGAACGGCTCGCCCTGGACGAGGCGCTGGAACTGGTGGACGTCGAGATCGGCGCGGTGGGTCCGCGCGCGGTGATCCGCATCTATCTCGACAGGGAAGGCGGGATCCGGCTCGGGGACTGCGAATCCTTCAGCCGGCGGATCAGCGCGCTGCTGGAGGTCGAGGATCCCGTCCCGGGTTCCTACCTGCTGGAGGTCTCCTCCCCCGGGCTGGAGCGGAAGCTGGTTCGCCCCTCTCACTTCCATGGCTGTCGGGGCAGGACGCTGAAGGTCTCGCTGACCGAATTCCTGGAGGGAAGCCGGAATTTCCGGGGAAGGCTGCTGGCCAGCGACGACGAGGGATTCGAGCTCGAACGGGACCATACGGTCTACCGGATTCCCTACCGGCTGGTGCGGAAGGCGAATCTCGAAGTCAACCACGAAGAACTTTTCGGAACAGGGAAGAGGAAGCGATGATTCTGGATATCGGACAGATAATCTCCCAGCTGGGGAAGGAAAAGCGGATCGAGAAGAACCTGATCGTCGACGCGATCAAGGAGGCCCTCGAGAGCGCCGCGCGGAAGAAGTTCGGGATGAACAAGCGGGTCGAGGCGACCTACGACGAGGGGACGGGAGAGTTCGAGGTCCTCGAGTTCCGCACCGTCGTGGAGATGGTCCAGGACAAGGACCTGGAGATCTCCCTGGAGGAGGCGCAGAAGCTGGATCCCGTGGCGATCCTGGGGGACTCCATCGGCTTCCGGACGAGCACCCGGGATCTCGGACGGATCGCCGCGCAGACCGCCCGGCAGATCATCATGCAGAAGGTCAAGGATGCCGAGCGGGAGGTGATCTACAATGAGTTCATCACCCGCAAGGGGGAGATCATCAACGGGATCGTCCAGCGGTACGAGCGGGACACCCTCGTCGTCGACCTGGGGAAGACGGAGGCGGTGATGCCGCCGGCCGAGCAGATCCCGAGGGAGCGGTACCGGCAGGGCGACCGGATCCGCGCCTACATCAAGGAGGTCTCCAAGACCAGCCGGGGTCCGGAGATCCTGCTGTCGCGCTCGGACCCACGGATCATTCTGAAGCTCTTCGAGCAGGAGGTCCCGGAGGTCTACGAGGGGGTCGTGTCGATCCTGGCCGTGGCGCGGGAGCCCGGCTTCCGCACGAAGATCGGCGTGCGCTCCAAGGACCGGGCGGTGGACCCGGTGGGGGCCTGCGTCGGGATGAAGGGGTCCCGGGTCCAGAGCATCGTGCAGGAGCTCCGCGGGGAGCGGATCGACATCATCGCCTGGGACGAGGACCCCGCGAAGTTCGTCTGCAACGCCCTCCAGCCTGCCGAGATCATCCGCGTCCTGGTGAACGAGTCCGAGAAGAACATGGAGGTGATCGTCCCGGAGGAGCAGCTCCTGCTGGCGATCGGGAAGCGGGGGCAGAACGTGAAGCTGGCCTCCAAGCTGGTCGGATGGTCGATCGACGTCCGGGCGGAAGGGCAGGTCGAGGACGCGCTGAAGAAGGCGGAGGGGCTCTTCGCCCCGAAAAAGCCGGTGGATGATCCGGAAGGTGCGCCCGAGGCGGAGGCGGCCGGCACGACGGCGGAAGAAAGCACGGAGCCGACCGGAGAGGCTGCGGAAACGCCGGCTCCGGAAAGCGGGGTTCAGGATCCCGCGGAGGAAGCGCCTGCGGAGGAAGCGCCCGGGGAGGAAGCGCCCGGTGAGAAGGACCCTTCCGGAACGCCGGAGAATGCTCCTCCCGCGTGAGCGTAGCGCCCCCCGGCGGACCTGCGTGACCTGCGGGCGGACGGGGGAAAAGGGAAGTTTCCTCCGGATCGCGGGACGGCCCGGGGAGCGTTGGGAGATAGACCCGGAGGGGAGAAGGCCCGGCCGAGGGATCTACCTGTGCCGGGCGGAGGCGTGCGTGCGCGGACTCTCCCGCAGGCTGGGCACCCGGAAGGGGGCCGGCCGGTGGAGGATGGGAACGCATGCCGTCGCGCTCGCCGGGGAGCTGGAAACCTGGTGGTCCTCCCGGGA
This window encodes:
- a CDS encoding protein-export membrane protein SecF, which encodes MRELIRKTEIDFMGLRRYTMVVSGLLMALGFFGVFQIFTGNANLGIEIAGGTSIQVRFEKPFRMEEMRKALADGGYREAALQAVPGENILIVKVGAHGKEEKMVAERIVELLRKQFSSNPLTVESTSEIGPAIGKKLRSDALFALAISALAIVSYIAWRFEFKFGVAATLATFHDVVGLTGIFYLLGKEIDLLFITALLTIGGYSLTDTVVVFDRIRENLRLRKKGTFSETINVSVNEVLSRTIITALTTLLASLALLFFGGIVLKSFALALAVGIVIGTYSSVFVASPIVAAWRGEKIAQVRK
- a CDS encoding single-stranded-DNA-specific exonuclease RecJ, whose translation is MRTRFERGWVLRTPEARQVREIREATGLSEPSARVLVNRGITDPLGARDFLSGTLREVTSPFLMKDLEKAAARVVDAGRRNEKVLIYADYDVDGATGAAVLHLFLGEVFPGLPVRIHQNHRVDDGYGLRIPHLAAAAEEGFRLVVTVDCGISDEEAIRQAAGLGMDVIVTDHHTPGERLPPAYAVLNPKQNDCPYPEKEIAGVGVAFLLVCGVRRLLRDGGGFRGEGDEPNLRRYLDLVALGTVADMVPLRGDNRLFVRAGIEEIRKRPRPGIRALLALAGVDPEHVTEADLGFRVGPRLNAAGRMGDSRRSSELLLAGDPETAGRIARELHADNARRQREEERAVREAEEALRAGFPSGVPGAIVLADPGWPLGVLGIVASKFAERYFRPSAFLTFKDGEATGSLRSADGFPLLTALSELSPLLSRYGGHSQAAGVSLPAENLPAFREGLDRLAGRYAQGRDTSPATLVDAEVPLGEVSPRLLEEFDRLRPFGMGNEEPVLAARNLWVERKTPFGGNGQHHRLELSEGTRRFDAVAFQGASIPAEPGEAVDILFTPQWSVFRGSRSIRLLVRGARPPA
- a CDS encoding agmatinase — encoded protein: MKPYSVSFGGIPDKYSGWKNSAFVVIPFPIDFTTTYMAGARNGPRAIIEASGHMELFDEENKIEPYRAGIFVSPEIPSLTSPLAMLKAVEKRVNAVLRVGKFPVLLGGEHSGTCGAVTALRKRYEDLTVIQFDAHADLRDSYLGTPWNHACVGRRMVDAGAKLVQVGVRSISEEEDRYLRKAETIKTFYASEMRDNLADVTRGIVSSLSGNVYISIDLDCFDPGIMPAVGTPEPGGLSWFEAIDILRDVMRADCNVVGFDIMELSPIPGMVAPDFFAARLCYRLMGWILARREEK
- a CDS encoding arginine decarboxylase, pyruvoyl-dependent, which encodes MFVPSKVFFTKGVGRHREQLTSFELALRDAGIEKFNLVQVSSIFPPKCRIIKKEAGLKQLSPGEIVFVVMSRCQSDEPRRLVAASVGCALPSDRSVYGYLSEHHAYGQTEKVAGDYAEDLAAAMLASTLGIEFDEEKSWDEKKEVWKISGKIYRSFNITQSAIVKDEYATVIAVAVFVL
- a CDS encoding 3-oxoacyl-ACP synthase: MRGARILGTGRALPPRVVTNAELTTLMDTTEEWIVQRTGIRERRFVDPGTGSSDLGVEASHKAIAAAGITTKEIDFLVFATLSPDYFFPGCGVLVQEKMGMETIGALDVRTQCTGFLYGLSVAEAYVKGGFYDHVLVIGSEVQSTGMDLSTAGRDISVIFGDGAGAAVVGPAEPGTGILSSHLHSEGKYARELMAEAPASIEHPRISHEMLDAGRHYGRMNGRYVFTHAVRRFPEAIREALAANGRTMEELALVIPHQANLRITQAVVNALAVPAERVYSNVEKYGNTTAASIPIALDECLEQGRIREGDLVCLAAFGSGFTWGSTLIRW
- a CDS encoding ribosomal-protein-alanine N-acetyltransferase, with protein sequence MEIEQASFPTPWARALFEEEIGREFSHSIVAVEEPGGAVQGYAVCWTVAEESHLLNIAVRPGARGKGIGGTLLEECIRRGVRARSRSIYLEVRPGNEAALRLYGREGFRFVGIRRGYYTDTGEDAIVLAKGIGSGNAG
- a CDS encoding dihydroorotate dehydrogenase B catalytic subunit gives rise to the protein MVKPDLSVTLGPLTVRNPVMSASGTFGYGLEFSPFYDISRLGMIVVKGLSLAPTAGNRPGRIVETPAGMLNAIGLQNIGVARFVADVVPRLEEAGASYAANIYGKTVEEYEELASRLSEVASLSAIEVNASCPNVQEGGMAFGATPEGIRELTARVRRRTSKPLWVKLTPNVADVGRIAKAAQEGGADAVSLINTLVGMAVDHRTRRPLLSNVTGGLSGPAIKPVALRMVWEAARAVSIPVIGIGGIQTAADALEFILVGAKAVQVGTANFRNPGVCIEILEGIEAFLREERIARLEDYRGALST